In Streptomyces pluripotens, the genomic window GCCGCGGTGCTGCGGCCCTCGACGAAGTCGGTGGACGCCAGCGTGCTACTGGCCCGCACGGTCACCCCGGAGCTGATGCGGCCGGGCTGGGTGGACGTGCTGAAGATGTCGAGGTCGGTACTGCCGCACCGCCGCCTGCTGTCCCTGGACGAACGCCTGGAACACGCGGCTGCCAGGCCGGTGATCGTCCCGGAAATGATCGTCTGCGATCACGGGAAGGTGTTCGTCTCGCACAACTTTCGGGCCTCCTGCCGGTTCCTGGAGATCGACTTCCAGCCGACGCACAAGGGCTCGCCCTTCGAGAAGGGCCACATCGAGAAGATGCTGGGCTCGGTCGCCACGATGTTCGCGCAGTTCCTCCCCGGCTACACCGGCCGGAACACCGACCGCCGCGGTCGGCACCCGGAGAAGGAGAACCTGTGGTCGCTGCCCGAGTTGCAGGAACTGCTCGACGAGTGGGTTGTCTCCAAGTGGCAGAACCGTCCCCACGAAGGGCTGCGTGACCCCGACCATCCGGGCCGGCTGTTCACACCGAACCAGAAGTACGCCGCGCTGGTTGAGTCTTGCGGTTACGTCCCGGTCGCACTGAGCGGCCAGGACTACATCGAGCTTCTGCCTGCGGCCTGGCGTGCCGTCAATTCCTACGGCATCCGGATCAACAACCGTACCTACGACGCTCCGGAACTCGGGCCGATGCGACGGCAGCACTCCGGTGTCGCCGCCAAGCGAGGGCTTTGGGAGGTCCACCGCGATCCCTACGACGTCTCCCGAGTCTGGGTGCGCAACCATCGCGGAAACGGCGAATGGGTCCAGGCGACCTGGAAATACCTGAACCGGGCCCCTGTTCCCTTCGGTGACCTCGCCTGGGATCACGTCAGCCATCAGCTGCCCAAGGCCACCGAGAAAGAACTGGCCGAGGCCGTGGCCGCCTTGCTGACCCGTGCTCATGCCGGCCCCGCCCAGGTGGCCGAGAGCAAGAAGGCCAAGAAGAACAAGCCCTCCAAGCGGGATCGCCAGGTGACCGCACGAACCAGAGCCATGATCCCGGCCGTGGTCACTCCGCCGCCCGCCCCGTCACCGGTCGCTGCGGACGAGCCCGCCGTGGAAGAACAGCCGGAAGACGAAGAGCCGATGGCCGACGTGATCCCGCTTGGTCTGTTCGACCCGCGTGAGGACCCCTGGAGACGTTCATGACCACGCCGCACCTCCTGCCCTCCGATTCGGGCGGACACCTGAGCACGCGCCCGGGCTGGCGCGAGTTCGCCCAAGAGCCGCCGATTCCGCCGGCCTTGCTGTCCGAGCGGGAGTACGCGGCGCTGAGCGACGCCGACCTCGCCCGCGACACCGAGGACCGCCTGGACCACCACACCCGCCTGCGGGTGGTGGCCACCTCCACGGTCCGTCACGCTGTCACCACCGGTCGGCGGCTGATCCTGCTGAACCGGCATGCTGTCAGTGCCAGGCGTGGCCTGATCGTCTCCGGGCCCGCTGGCACCGGAAAGACCATCGCGATCACCCAGCTCGGCCTTGCCCACGAGATTCAGGACCGCGACCGCCACCCGAACTCACCCGACCGCATCCCGGTCCTCTACATCACCGTCCCGCCGGCCGCGACAGCTCGCATGATCGCTGCCGAGTTCGCGCGCTTCCTCGGGCTGCCTACGCCTGGCCGCTTCAACATCACCGACATCATCGAGGCCGTCGTCGGTGTGTGCACCAAGGGCCGCACCGGCCTGGTCCTGGTCGACTTTACCGACCGCCCGTAGTCCTGCCCGTGATGTCCGTCTGGGACTGTGACCAGCACGTCCTGGGCTTGTTTACCGACCGTGCCCGGGGCGTCCGTCATGTTCTGGAGTCGGTACGGAGGACAAGTGGTACGGCACGTGGTCATCGGGGACCTCAGGGTCCAGCAGGTGGACCGGAAGGACGGGCGGCGGTCGTGGACGATCGTGTGGCCCGAGGGAACAGTCCATAAGGAGGCGGACCGGTTCCTGCGTCTGCACGATGGTTCGGGAACGCAGAGGACGTACGCGTATCTACTCGTGGACCATCTGCGGTGGCTGGAGCGCGAATGTCTGGCCTTCGGCACGGTCCAACTGCGCGACCTTGAGCGGTACATGGGCATTGTCGGTGCCGAGGTCCGCATGCCGCTCGGCGAACCGTGGCGGG contains:
- a CDS encoding Mu transposase C-terminal domain-containing protein, whose translation is MGRLRRPPALAVGERVRFDGQVRGVFEVTAQAAVLEDAEAPHRVVALIELFEAGDFEVLFRPERMPLPPSSVLETLPATAVRQALWWESHILEVVHGLPPDAEPGTKPREEYGAGTSLTARERAKAAELSRSGRPVTVSTVARLRRRYLKDGVAGLADGRAARKRPEFGAVDPRVVGAMRQAIKEGVDTSTRTASYLIWRAKEILIQAETETEAETEDGQTATAWPSRATLYRLVEKLTAGTHATGSAVTRRSKAHTASAPFGELTVTAPGEVMQIDSTPLDVMVRLDNGVVGKVELTGMIDVATRTLSAAVLRPSTKSVDASVLLARTVTPELMRPGWVDVLKMSRSVLPHRRLLSLDERLEHAAARPVIVPEMIVCDHGKVFVSHNFRASCRFLEIDFQPTHKGSPFEKGHIEKMLGSVATMFAQFLPGYTGRNTDRRGRHPEKENLWSLPELQELLDEWVVSKWQNRPHEGLRDPDHPGRLFTPNQKYAALVESCGYVPVALSGQDYIELLPAAWRAVNSYGIRINNRTYDAPELGPMRRQHSGVAAKRGLWEVHRDPYDVSRVWVRNHRGNGEWVQATWKYLNRAPVPFGDLAWDHVSHQLPKATEKELAEAVAALLTRAHAGPAQVAESKKAKKNKPSKRDRQVTARTRAMIPAVVTPPPAPSPVAADEPAVEEQPEDEEPMADVIPLGLFDPREDPWRRS